One genomic window of Armatimonadota bacterium includes the following:
- a CDS encoding mechanosensitive ion channel family protein: MSQLARDIIEAGVTLVIAAAFVIGVRIVLAMLADRFDQKNSSLTGDLLRAMRLPASIIILLAGVYVALLQVDRVADYIVKYSSLFDAVTAVVVLVAITSIINLAMQWYIGSGTDKKSQLSMFRKLAVLIVWLIGAVQILSMMGVKVTALVASLGIAGLAVGLALQDTVANLFAGFYLVVDRTVRMGDYIKLDSGQEGFVETVGWRNTQIRLGSNNLALVPNAKLIQSVITNMTLPNPTLSVYTYAGVSYTSDLEQVEKIAIEVANEVLRAFPGGDMTFAPVLRFKEFADTGVTFVVIFRAIEVDAQYVLQHEYIKALHKAFKQENIEISMPARKLN; encoded by the coding sequence ATGTCACAGTTGGCTAGAGATATTATCGAGGCGGGAGTGACGCTGGTCATTGCGGCAGCATTTGTGATCGGAGTGCGGATCGTCCTGGCAATGCTGGCTGACAGGTTCGACCAGAAAAACTCAAGCCTTACCGGCGATCTGCTTCGTGCTATGAGGCTGCCCGCCTCTATCATAATTTTGCTGGCGGGCGTATATGTCGCGCTCCTCCAGGTTGACCGGGTCGCCGATTACATAGTTAAATATAGCTCGCTCTTTGATGCAGTGACGGCTGTGGTCGTGCTTGTTGCAATTACAAGCATTATCAACCTGGCTATGCAATGGTACATAGGGTCGGGAACAGACAAAAAATCGCAGCTTTCGATGTTCAGGAAGCTGGCTGTTCTCATCGTCTGGCTGATAGGTGCGGTCCAGATACTCTCGATGATGGGTGTTAAGGTGACCGCGCTGGTCGCTAGTTTGGGTATCGCCGGTTTGGCAGTCGGCCTGGCTCTGCAGGATACGGTAGCCAACCTATTCGCAGGTTTCTACCTGGTTGTAGACCGGACAGTGCGGATGGGTGATTATATTAAGCTTGACAGCGGGCAGGAAGGGTTTGTGGAGACTGTCGGATGGCGAAATACCCAGATAAGGCTTGGGTCAAACAACCTGGCTCTCGTTCCGAATGCGAAACTGATACAGTCTGTCATCACCAACATGACCCTGCCGAACCCTACTCTGAGTGTGTATACATATGCCGGTGTGAGCTACACTAGTGACCTTGAGCAAGTTGAAAAGATAGCCATTGAAGTTGCAAACGAAGTGCTGCGCGCATTCCCCGGAGGCGACATGACATTTGCGCCGGTGCTGCGGTTCAAGGAGTTTGCGGACACAGGCGTTACGTTTGTCGTGATATTCAGGGCAATTGAAGTCGATGCGCAGTATGTACTGCAGCACGAGTATATAAAGGCTCTCCACAAGGCATTTAAGCAGGAAAATATTGAGATTTCAATGCCGGCACGGAAGCTCAACTAG
- a CDS encoding cytochrome c biogenesis protein CcdA → MEQLFITLSRAIEGAAPVALSASLIWGILSVILSPCHLSSIPLIIGFISEQGNLTTRKAFGLSFLFGLGILVTIAAIGVVTAVMGRMMGDVGRYGNYIVAAVFFIVGLHLIGVIPMPFSGPGSVRMQRKGLLASFILGLVFGIALGPCTFAYMAPVLTLTFKVAAANAVYAVMLLAAYGIGHCAVIVAAGTSAEAVQNYLNWNEKSKGANIVKRACGALVMCGGVYLIYVAT, encoded by the coding sequence TTGGAGCAACTATTCATAACACTCAGCAGGGCAATTGAGGGCGCAGCGCCTGTCGCACTGAGTGCATCTCTTATTTGGGGCATACTCAGTGTGATCCTGAGTCCATGCCACCTTTCGAGTATACCTCTGATAATCGGGTTCATCAGCGAGCAGGGCAATCTGACTACACGAAAGGCGTTCGGCCTCTCGTTCCTGTTCGGCCTCGGCATATTGGTCACGATTGCCGCCATAGGTGTCGTGACAGCAGTTATGGGCCGGATGATGGGTGATGTAGGCAGATACGGCAACTATATCGTGGCGGCAGTTTTCTTTATAGTTGGTCTCCATCTGATCGGAGTTATCCCAATGCCGTTTTCGGGCCCCGGCAGCGTCAGAATGCAGCGAAAGGGCCTGCTCGCATCGTTCATACTCGGTCTGGTGTTCGGTATCGCTCTCGGTCCCTGCACGTTCGCATATATGGCTCCGGTCCTCACTCTCACATTCAAAGTTGCAGCCGCCAATGCCGTATATGCAGTCATGCTGCTGGCTGCCTATGGAATCGGGCACTGCGCGGTTATAGTAGCTGCAGGCACTTCGGCTGAAGCAGTGCAAAACTATCTCAACTGGAACGAAAAGTCCAAAGGCGCTAATATAGTAAAGCGAGCCTGCGGCGCGCTGGTCATGTGCGGCGGAGTCTATCTTATCTATGTCGCAACGTAA
- a CDS encoding FAD-binding oxidoreductase, with protein MIIPYSNEYVDYLRDESRLLGSADAIVFPTSEQDIIDAVKYARKLGMSITTQGARTGIVAGAVPAGGLVLNLSRMQSISAVMRNKSGDGRLIVQPGVLLTEIREVAAKHNLLFPPDPTETSASIGGMVASNASGALTFHYGPTRKWVESLRVVLADGDIISLKRGECVAQGRSFTITTDSGRVISGNLPNYTQPDVKSAAGYYVADNMDLIDLMIGMEGTLGVISEIELRLIPAPGEINALTVFLPSEEAALKSVRVLRGEKVDGFDPISARPVGIEFFNSDALNLLRRMKGEYPAFEKIPALKPDFHTALYAEFHGSSDEELEEAVMAAMEPLMELGASDEDAWFATTARELEPIKAFRHAVPEAVNLLIDLRKRQCPDITKLGTDMSVPDARLEEVISMYNSDLSEDGLESVIFGHIGNNHVHVNILPHDMGDYRRGKSLYMDWAKQVVALGGSVSAEHGIGKIKAPFLQVMYGDEGIAEMRSLRSLFDPESRLNRGNLF; from the coding sequence ATGATAATTCCCTACTCAAATGAATATGTTGACTATCTGCGCGACGAGTCCCGCCTCTTGGGCAGCGCCGACGCCATAGTGTTTCCGACGAGCGAGCAGGACATAATCGATGCCGTCAAATATGCCCGAAAGCTTGGCATGTCCATAACCACACAGGGCGCTCGGACGGGGATCGTTGCAGGCGCAGTGCCCGCCGGCGGCCTCGTGCTCAATCTCAGCCGGATGCAATCAATTAGTGCGGTTATGCGCAATAAATCGGGAGATGGTCGTCTGATAGTCCAGCCCGGTGTGCTGCTAACAGAAATTCGAGAAGTTGCAGCCAAGCACAACCTTCTCTTCCCACCCGACCCTACCGAAACATCAGCTTCAATAGGCGGAATGGTCGCCTCCAACGCCTCCGGAGCGCTTACTTTCCATTATGGTCCTACGCGCAAATGGGTCGAGTCCCTTCGCGTAGTGCTTGCCGATGGCGATATCATAAGTCTCAAGCGCGGAGAGTGCGTTGCCCAAGGTCGTTCATTTACCATCACAACCGATTCCGGGCGCGTCATCTCAGGCAATCTGCCGAATTATACCCAGCCGGATGTAAAGAGCGCAGCAGGCTATTATGTCGCAGACAACATGGACCTCATCGACCTTATGATAGGCATGGAGGGCACACTCGGCGTGATCTCAGAAATTGAGTTAAGGCTGATTCCTGCTCCAGGGGAAATCAATGCTCTGACTGTCTTCCTGCCATCAGAGGAAGCAGCGCTCAAGTCCGTGCGAGTCTTGCGAGGCGAGAAGGTCGATGGCTTTGATCCGATATCTGCAAGGCCGGTCGGAATTGAGTTTTTCAACTCCGATGCGCTGAATCTGCTGCGCCGTATGAAGGGCGAGTATCCCGCATTTGAGAAGATACCAGCCCTAAAGCCCGATTTCCATACTGCTCTCTATGCCGAATTTCATGGGTCGAGCGATGAGGAGCTTGAAGAGGCGGTAATGGCAGCAATGGAGCCTCTTATGGAGCTTGGAGCCAGCGATGAAGATGCCTGGTTCGCCACCACCGCGCGTGAACTCGAACCCATCAAAGCCTTTCGCCATGCAGTCCCCGAGGCTGTGAACCTGCTGATAGACCTGCGCAAGCGCCAGTGCCCGGATATTACCAAACTAGGCACCGACATGTCCGTCCCCGATGCCCGTCTTGAAGAGGTCATATCTATGTACAACTCCGATTTGAGTGAAGACGGACTTGAATCAGTGATCTTCGGACACATTGGCAACAATCATGTCCACGTCAACATCCTTCCGCACGATATGGGTGATTACCGCCGAGGCAAATCATTGTATATGGACTGGGCCAAACAAGTGGTAGCCTTGGGCGGTTCGGTCTCAGCCGAGCATGGTATCGGCAAGATCAAAGCGCCGTTTTTGCAAGTGATGTACGGTGACGAGGGCATCGCCGAGATGCGCTCTCTCAGGTCTCTTTTTGATCCCGAATCCAGACTCAATCGCGGAAATCTCTTCTAA
- a CDS encoding thioredoxin family protein codes for MKIQILGTGCAKCKALYDNTVKAVDEAGVEAEIEKIEDIKEIMKFNVLMTPGLVIDGEVKAAGRLLSPEDIKKFLGESNV; via the coding sequence ATAAAGATTCAGATTCTAGGCACCGGCTGCGCCAAGTGCAAAGCTCTGTACGATAACACTGTGAAGGCGGTAGATGAGGCGGGAGTGGAAGCCGAGATTGAGAAGATCGAGGATATCAAGGAGATCATGAAGTTCAATGTTCTGATGACTCCCGGCCTTGTGATCGATGGCGAGGTCAAAGCCGCAGGTCGTCTCCTTTCGCCTGAAGATATAAAGAAATTTTTAGGAGAGTCAAATGTCTAG
- a CDS encoding lipoate--protein ligase family protein: MINHICKTHKSADNQDNIEIMRSSEPTVEGNLAIDESLAREAGLTGRRVLRLWWGSGITAVLGCADKPEKSLNLDNCARLGVGWVKRITGGGTVLQTHGVFNYSYTAPSYGRLDMQQVFSQGADLIVSVLSDFGVNARQRGISDVAVGDFKISGNAQARKWHAILLHGTILVDVDFDLVEAILRHPAKEPEYRRHRPHKEFLTTLRDLGMILPKAEIEAAFAQSAAIFS; the protein is encoded by the coding sequence TTGATAAATCACATTTGTAAAACACATAAGTCTGCCGACAATCAGGACAATATTGAGATCATGCGATCCTCCGAGCCGACAGTCGAGGGTAACCTTGCAATAGACGAGAGCCTTGCCCGCGAAGCCGGGCTCACCGGCAGACGGGTCCTTCGCCTCTGGTGGGGAAGCGGCATAACTGCCGTCCTTGGCTGCGCCGACAAGCCCGAAAAGTCTCTTAATCTGGATAATTGCGCCCGCCTCGGAGTCGGCTGGGTAAAGAGAATCACCGGCGGCGGCACTGTGCTGCAAACACACGGCGTGTTCAACTACTCGTATACCGCTCCCAGTTATGGCCGCCTGGATATGCAGCAAGTATTTAGCCAGGGAGCGGATTTGATTGTCAGCGTCCTTTCTGATTTCGGAGTCAATGCGCGGCAGCGCGGAATATCAGATGTCGCAGTGGGCGATTTTAAGATATCAGGAAACGCTCAGGCGCGTAAATGGCATGCCATACTGCTTCACGGTACCATCCTTGTCGATGTTGACTTTGATCTGGTGGAAGCGATATTGAGACATCCGGCAAAGGAGCCGGAATATCGCCGACACCGCCCCCACAAAGAATTTCTGACCACTCTGCGCGACCTCGGTATGATTTTACCTAAAGCGGAAATCGAAGCAGCATTCGCTCAATCAGCAGCAATATTCTCCTGA
- a CDS encoding metalloregulator ArsR/SmtB family transcription factor codes for MNRRIYEERAKIIKALAHPSRLMMVDALVGGEKCVCELRDLVGSDISTVSKHLALMKEAGIVDDRKVGQQVFYSLRCPCIVSFFGCVEAVMKHNAEEKMELIG; via the coding sequence ATGAACAGACGTATATATGAAGAGAGAGCCAAGATTATAAAAGCGCTGGCGCACCCAAGCCGGCTGATGATGGTGGATGCGCTCGTGGGCGGCGAGAAGTGCGTCTGTGAGTTACGTGATCTTGTCGGCTCCGACATCTCCACCGTCTCCAAGCACCTGGCGCTCATGAAAGAGGCGGGCATAGTCGATGACCGCAAAGTTGGCCAACAGGTGTTTTACAGCCTCCGCTGCCCGTGCATTGTCAGCTTCTTCGGCTGCGTCGAGGCCGTCATGAAACACAACGCCGAAGAGAAGATGGAACTGATCGGCTAG
- a CDS encoding putative zinc-binding protein has protein sequence MSKRKTIIMPCSGIGKVHGLIAREATYAAADMANAETLCLALLVSGDKDARAKIKDADCIAIDGCPKLCAAKNVEMAGGRVVKSVRVVDSFRGHRGAEPGTATALADDGWKIVREIAADIACGLGKSEVK, from the coding sequence ATGAGTAAACGAAAGACAATCATAATGCCATGCAGCGGGATCGGTAAGGTCCACGGCCTCATAGCGCGCGAGGCAACTTACGCCGCCGCGGATATGGCCAACGCCGAGACTCTTTGTCTGGCTCTGCTGGTCTCAGGCGATAAAGATGCTCGGGCTAAAATCAAGGATGCCGATTGTATCGCGATAGACGGCTGTCCCAAGCTATGCGCAGCCAAAAATGTGGAGATGGCCGGGGGCAGGGTCGTCAAGTCCGTGCGCGTGGTCGATTCATTTAGGGGTCATCGTGGAGCCGAGCCGGGCACTGCGACCGCACTTGCCGATGACGGCTGGAAGATAGTGCGTGAGATCGCAGCGGATATAGCGTGTGGCCTGGGCAAAAGTGAGGTCAAGTAA
- a CDS encoding M56 family metallopeptidase gives MLDPHVSRWICEALWRASLQGGVALAVAWIICRFWIHMPASARVWIWRIAYLEMIVSLCWAGTITLGFWSVSKSSTYSPGTSRQAIVQLSQTSHKYSPPSIRHSKIIKQQMTDNRGALTTQRSDLHISNYLCGIWLLGVCWGFVRLLIGRRSASRLWLASKLVERTELYSTISELCSDMKIRNEPRLLAGDAGPMIVGVLHPAIILPESMLEKNDRQLRMAMAHELAHVRRRDLLWNRLSALTEIIFFFHPLVWVAASESQLAQEIACDETAIRYTKSAGAEYAEMLVAVAAGSIRSPHYATAALGVSESFAALKRRLHAMRMYHEITRKQVVIAGLVVLGLGAILLAWRVVPQPPKKGYSGGYLSELIVSPDSRHVAVMYKEDLTSRPGKRIYAGKLRYNVMIQIRDIATGKLEHQIDKQNSGKVFKIAFTPDSRSLLITYQKPVISFVPHSQCDRFDLASGKTYSQMDDLRYFWISKNGTTLWTDEGGPCINDGYEYHAYLVGRDVNIGKELCKLPPFIGRVVDVSPDRTKAVTNCYGYTLASDRRVTGYTKVGMIVWSLADGKQLVKLEGIGKYPSFATAISPNSTMFAASEQNEDYSSYPQKTLPVRIWDMRTGKTICTLTGNTSNLRNIEFSPDGRKLVGVDFDGHVILWDIQDKKPDWVYQNDELMRVAFTPDGAKIIAGAEHNTRTPSKPYWIPAPLTIMDANTGQVLQKINL, from the coding sequence ATGCTTGATCCGCATGTATCTAGATGGATATGCGAAGCGCTCTGGCGAGCCAGCCTACAGGGAGGAGTCGCGCTGGCGGTCGCATGGATAATCTGCCGCTTTTGGATTCACATGCCCGCATCAGCCAGAGTCTGGATATGGCGAATTGCCTATCTGGAGATGATAGTGAGTCTGTGCTGGGCCGGAACCATAACGCTGGGGTTCTGGTCGGTCTCAAAGAGCAGCACATACTCGCCAGGAACTAGCAGGCAGGCGATTGTGCAGCTATCACAAACCAGCCACAAGTACAGTCCTCCTTCAATCCGGCATTCTAAGATTATTAAACAGCAAATGACTGATAACCGCGGCGCACTTACAACTCAGCGCTCAGATCTTCATATAAGTAATTATTTGTGCGGCATATGGCTCTTAGGTGTTTGCTGGGGTTTTGTGAGACTGTTGATTGGAAGGCGTTCTGCCAGTAGGCTTTGGCTTGCGAGCAAGCTTGTGGAGCGGACAGAGCTATATTCCACAATAAGTGAACTATGCAGCGATATGAAAATACGCAATGAGCCAAGGCTTTTGGCTGGAGATGCTGGACCAATGATTGTGGGAGTCTTGCATCCTGCGATCATACTGCCTGAAAGCATGCTTGAGAAAAACGACCGGCAACTGCGAATGGCGATGGCGCATGAATTAGCGCATGTGCGCCGCAGGGACCTGCTGTGGAACCGGCTGTCCGCATTGACTGAGATCATCTTCTTCTTCCATCCGCTGGTGTGGGTTGCCGCGAGCGAATCGCAGCTTGCGCAGGAGATCGCCTGCGACGAGACGGCAATTCGCTATACAAAGTCCGCAGGCGCCGAATATGCGGAAATGCTTGTTGCCGTCGCTGCAGGTTCTATTCGCTCACCGCACTATGCGACTGCGGCGCTGGGAGTATCCGAATCATTTGCTGCGCTCAAAAGGAGGCTGCACGCAATGCGCATGTATCATGAGATTACTCGAAAGCAGGTGGTAATTGCCGGGTTGGTAGTGTTAGGGCTTGGAGCCATTTTGCTGGCATGGAGGGTAGTTCCCCAGCCGCCAAAGAAAGGCTACTCCGGTGGTTATTTGTCGGAGCTTATTGTAAGCCCGGACAGCAGGCATGTTGCGGTGATGTATAAAGAAGACCTCACGAGCCGACCAGGTAAGAGAATCTATGCTGGAAAGTTAAGATACAATGTAATGATCCAGATCAGAGATATTGCCACAGGGAAGCTGGAGCATCAAATTGATAAGCAGAACTCCGGCAAGGTTTTTAAAATAGCGTTTACTCCGGACAGCCGTTCACTGCTCATCACATACCAGAAGCCAGTAATATCATTTGTACCGCATTCTCAGTGTGATCGTTTCGATCTGGCGAGCGGTAAAACGTATAGTCAGATGGATGACCTCAGATACTTCTGGATCAGTAAAAACGGCACAACACTCTGGACTGATGAAGGAGGGCCATGCATAAATGACGGTTATGAGTATCATGCATATCTCGTTGGGCGAGACGTGAACATAGGTAAGGAGCTTTGTAAACTCCCGCCTTTTATAGGACGCGTCGTAGATGTCAGCCCGGATAGGACAAAGGCGGTAACCAACTGCTACGGCTATACACTAGCTTCTGATAGAAGAGTTACCGGCTATACGAAAGTTGGCATGATCGTATGGAGCCTGGCAGATGGGAAGCAGCTTGTAAAACTGGAAGGAATAGGCAAATACCCAAGTTTTGCGACTGCAATAAGCCCCAATTCAACCATGTTCGCTGCATCCGAACAAAACGAAGACTACAGCAGCTATCCCCAAAAAACACTGCCGGTAAGGATATGGGACATGCGAACCGGAAAGACAATATGCACACTGACCGGAAACACATCCAATCTGCGCAATATCGAATTCAGCCCCGACGGCAGAAAGCTGGTGGGTGTAGACTTTGACGGTCATGTTATACTCTGGGACATTCAAGACAAGAAGCCGGACTGGGTATATCAAAATGACGAGCTAATGCGTGTTGCATTCACCCCCGATGGCGCAAAGATTATTGCCGGGGCAGAGCACAACACGAGAACGCCCTCCAAGCCGTATTGGATTCCTGCGCCATTGACGATAATGGATGCAAATACAGGGCAGGTGTTACAGAAAATTAATCTGTAG
- a CDS encoding thioredoxin family protein: MKSNCIKLLVLVSLIAAIGVSAPVQSAPKPAPKVKTGAVAPKKALAKSAKKPAAKKIAKQLPRLLDLGATKCILCKMMVPVLDDLRKEYKGQLDVRFIDIWKDQSASSKYKVQTIPTQIFFDAKGKEFSRHVGFFPKEDIIKTFDKHGIKLKKSVQSKKPEKK; this comes from the coding sequence ATGAAGAGCAATTGTATCAAATTACTTGTTCTGGTTTCATTGATTGCGGCGATTGGAGTGAGCGCACCGGTTCAGAGCGCTCCAAAGCCTGCCCCCAAAGTAAAGACCGGCGCGGTGGCTCCCAAGAAAGCGCTTGCAAAGAGCGCTAAGAAGCCTGCAGCAAAGAAGATCGCAAAGCAGCTTCCCCGACTGCTCGACCTCGGCGCGACAAAGTGCATACTATGCAAGATGATGGTTCCTGTTCTCGATGATCTGAGAAAAGAATACAAGGGACAACTCGACGTCCGGTTTATCGATATATGGAAAGACCAGTCGGCGTCAAGTAAGTACAAAGTTCAGACCATTCCCACCCAAATATTCTTTGATGCCAAGGGCAAGGAGTTCTCACGACACGTCGGCTTCTTCCCAAAGGAAGATATCATTAAGACCTTCGATAAGCACGGCATTAAGCTCAAGAAATCCGTCCAGTCCAAGAAACCTGAAAAGAAGTAA
- the gcvH gene encoding glycine cleavage system protein GcvH, with translation MKRVVLPCNGLDKAFGVLSCELALKLCETNGAQIVCPVLLNNSPARYEKTLAESDLLVIDGCPTRCASKLANNLGLKVDDKILVSEQAKSSGLEIGDSLRPDPVGMQLVDMMINDLAARESDISTQELIPGDFESPVDFLSVTHDKFIFKIPSQGYLFSENDTWVRVIGSRARVGVTDFVQQNLTDITYFEPAQAGSQIEQFDEVGSLESGKSMTDVLSPVSGRIIAVNIRLADSPELVNEDPYGNGWIAEIELADFDSDKELLLDAQSYSRIVEKKAAEVQK, from the coding sequence ATGAAACGTGTCGTCTTGCCATGCAATGGCTTGGATAAAGCATTCGGTGTGCTCTCGTGTGAGCTGGCTCTGAAGCTCTGCGAGACGAATGGCGCTCAAATAGTCTGTCCAGTGCTGCTCAACAACTCTCCCGCCAGGTATGAAAAAACTCTGGCAGAGTCGGATCTTCTGGTGATAGACGGCTGTCCGACCCGCTGCGCATCCAAGCTCGCCAACAATCTCGGCCTTAAGGTCGATGATAAGATACTCGTCTCCGAGCAGGCCAAAAGCTCCGGTCTGGAGATAGGCGATTCACTACGCCCCGACCCGGTCGGGATGCAGCTTGTGGATATGATGATTAATGATCTTGCCGCGCGTGAGTCTGATATTTCAACGCAGGAGCTAATCCCAGGCGATTTCGAGTCTCCGGTCGATTTCCTGAGCGTAACGCACGACAAGTTCATCTTCAAAATTCCATCTCAGGGCTACCTCTTCAGTGAAAACGACACCTGGGTGCGAGTAATCGGCTCCAGAGCGCGAGTAGGTGTCACCGACTTCGTCCAGCAAAACCTCACCGACATCACCTATTTCGAACCCGCGCAGGCAGGATCGCAGATAGAGCAGTTCGATGAAGTCGGTTCACTCGAGTCCGGTAAATCCATGACGGATGTCCTCTCCCCTGTCTCGGGGCGGATCATTGCCGTCAACATACGGCTTGCCGATTCGCCTGAACTCGTTAATGAGGACCCATACGGCAATGGCTGGATAGCCGAGATAGAACTCGCCGATTTCGATTCCGACAAAGAGTTGCTTCTAGACGCTCAATCTTACTCTAGGATAGTCGAGAAGAAAGCTGCGGAAGTGCAAAAATAG
- a CDS encoding putative zinc-binding protein: MSDGDIKVGIISCSGEEIPEGTISRLATRRVLELMRPGNTVTICLPLFLAGNEAEQDFARKHPTITVDGCGKLCAKKGTEKHSGPVSAALVVSDILDSQCSCCARSAKDRTESDKEAVWLVSEEIAKAVDSILTENGGCCNSEDDTDSATCACSKPVPGMEILVDGKPITVAGLALIFDHLAVNGLAPDDKCGDKLLETVRIYHAIEPEEENAYKAALILAYKTYRRKS; this comes from the coding sequence ATGTCTGATGGCGATATCAAAGTAGGTATCATTTCATGCAGCGGTGAGGAGATCCCCGAGGGCACAATATCCCGCCTTGCAACGCGCAGGGTTCTGGAACTTATGCGTCCGGGTAATACAGTAACCATCTGCCTGCCCTTGTTCCTTGCAGGCAATGAGGCAGAGCAGGATTTTGCTCGCAAGCACCCGACGATAACTGTAGACGGCTGCGGCAAGCTGTGCGCCAAGAAAGGCACCGAGAAGCACAGCGGTCCGGTAAGCGCCGCGCTGGTCGTCTCGGATATACTGGACAGTCAGTGCTCATGCTGCGCCAGGTCGGCAAAGGACCGCACCGAAAGCGACAAGGAAGCCGTCTGGCTGGTCTCTGAAGAGATCGCCAAAGCTGTGGATTCGATTCTTACCGAAAACGGCGGCTGTTGCAACTCAGAAGATGATACGGACAGCGCCACCTGCGCATGCTCCAAGCCGGTTCCGGGTATGGAGATTTTGGTCGACGGCAAGCCCATTACAGTCGCCGGGCTTGCTCTTATCTTCGATCATCTGGCCGTGAACGGCTTGGCGCCGGATGACAAATGCGGCGACAAGCTCCTTGAGACCGTGCGTATATATCACGCAATCGAGCCTGAAGAAGAGAACGCCTATAAGGCGGCTCTGATCTTGGCATACAAAACCTACAGGAGAAAATCATGA
- a CDS encoding 4Fe-4S binding protein, with the protein MADDTFMGVKRDKIDWCPTIDYSKCDFCMECDKFCPHKVFERRDGDPKLVVANPHNCVVFCRACSKTCGPDAISFPSKPDTIAAIKKIREEEGEQ; encoded by the coding sequence ATGGCTGACGACACATTCATGGGCGTAAAGCGCGACAAGATCGATTGGTGCCCGACCATAGACTACTCCAAGTGCGACTTTTGCATGGAGTGCGACAAGTTCTGCCCGCACAAAGTGTTCGAGCGGCGAGATGGAGACCCCAAGCTGGTGGTAGCAAATCCGCACAACTGCGTGGTCTTCTGCCGGGCTTGCTCCAAGACATGCGGGCCTGACGCTATATCGTTTCCCAGCAAGCCTGATACCATCGCGGCTATCAAGAAAATCCGCGAGGAAGAGGGCGAGCAATGA
- a CDS encoding metallophosphoesterase, whose protein sequence is MNVRKFVGIALFAMLVCMVLSVGVQAINLTIFQTSDTHYEGTSPTNGTKATVQAMNGLAGMAWPYGGTIPTPSAVIVCGDLCDGGKSSTTPATDTPQWYSNRNYQHEWTGFDYNFPKNGVAGDNNRLKYPNYCVPGNHDYWRWCGYTLGTSTYVAEKLKARYTTNAIEQGNVYYSFNLGGVHFCAIGRYPSPAVLDWLTYDLSTVGYDAPVVLFLHYDFSDSDWWTANQRQYLANVLNAGYNVIAILNGHTHASQHYMWNGIDIYDDGSASANCGVNVIRITDTTVQVCHYTATQSNGTWTGGSWPWAHSKTW, encoded by the coding sequence ATGAATGTAAGAAAATTTGTCGGAATTGCATTGTTTGCCATGCTTGTATGTATGGTTCTGTCTGTCGGGGTTCAGGCTATTAACCTGACAATATTCCAAACGTCGGACACGCACTACGAAGGCACGTCGCCGACCAATGGAACCAAAGCGACTGTTCAGGCGATGAATGGCCTAGCCGGCATGGCTTGGCCGTATGGCGGCACTATACCCACTCCAAGCGCGGTTATAGTCTGCGGGGATCTGTGCGATGGCGGAAAGTCAAGCACAACTCCAGCCACCGATACCCCTCAGTGGTACAGCAATCGAAACTACCAGCATGAGTGGACCGGGTTCGATTACAACTTCCCCAAAAATGGAGTTGCCGGCGACAATAATCGTTTGAAATACCCGAATTACTGCGTTCCGGGCAACCATGATTACTGGAGATGGTGCGGTTACACACTCGGCACTTCGACATATGTTGCCGAAAAGCTCAAAGCCCGTTACACGACAAATGCAATCGAGCAGGGCAATGTCTACTACTCATTCAATCTGGGCGGCGTGCATTTTTGCGCAATCGGGCGTTATCCAAGCCCGGCTGTCCTGGACTGGCTGACATATGATCTTTCGACCGTAGGTTACGATGCCCCCGTAGTTCTGTTTTTGCACTATGACTTCTCTGACAGCGATTGGTGGACTGCCAATCAGCGCCAGTACCTGGCTAATGTGCTCAACGCCGGCTACAATGTCATAGCCATACTCAACGGTCACACGCATGCTTCACAGCACTATATGTGGAATGGTATAGACATATATGATGATGGCTCAGCATCAGCAAATTGCGGCGTAAATGTAATACGTATAACTGATACTACAGTTCAGGTCTGCCACTATACGGCTACTCAAAGCAACGGCACCTGGACCGGTGGCTCATGGCCGTGGGCACATTCAAAAACATGGTAG